A segment of the Trifolium pratense cultivar HEN17-A07 linkage group LG7, ARS_RC_1.1, whole genome shotgun sequence genome:
gttcatcaaaaaataaatgtatctagtctatattatagaccaaatatatcCGTTTTTCAATGTAACTAATAATTACTCCCAAAAGGAGTATATTTTCAGTCTAGCATGCCTTGATTTTATTACTTCTACTAGTAGTTAGTTCTATTGTACAGAAAATAGAGGTTGGTGGGAGTGTCTCTACCTGGAGTGAATCACCAACATTAACAAAGAAGGAATTATGATCAGATGGCACTGAAATCCAACTCTTATCTTTGAGACAAATTTGAAGACCAGAAGTATTGTTAGACCTCAACAAGGAAATGATTTGTGGATCCGTGTGCTCACCAAAACCAATAACAttttcaccatcatcatcattattcaAAATTGACTCAGGACATGGAGGGTAATGGTTGACCCTAAAAATGCAATCACTGTCCTTATCCATTAGAAGCTTGCTCAACACATTCTTTTCTTCAATGTTTAATCCTTCAGCCATCAATTCAAGAATCTCACATGCCATCTTTTTGACAGATGACATATAATCACTCAATAAACAGctgcaacaacaaaataaacacTTTAGAGTTAGGCCACTAATTATAGTAATTGCGGCTACATAAgtagttgaatttttttttcgtcaaaaaaaaaaaaaaaactagtttaatTTTAGGCAAACGTTAAAACTCTTCTTaattaagattaatttttttttcaatcagtTTAATagttagaatttcactttttaagatGAAATAGTTGAAGTATACAATTTTCGGTCCTTACATTTTACGTATAATATACTTATCATCTGAGAACAAAATAGATAAGATAgtgttaaaattgaaaaacatacCGAAGCTTATCTGAGTCTTTACCAAAAGCAGGGGAGAGTCTGATAGAGTTAAAATCTTGATTATTTGTAAGAAGAAGATATTCAACCCAACCAACATCACCGTTTTGACCAATATTCTTGTTTCCATACCCAAATGGATTAGCTGGTCCAGCTTTTTCCTTTTGATTAAAAGGCATGGAAAAGAACTTAACAGCTTCAGATTCCAACAAAGTGATAGATTCCATAGAAACACCATGGTTGATAACCTTAAAGAATCCAAACTCTTCACAAGCTTTCACTATGAGGTT
Coding sequences within it:
- the LOC123898304 gene encoding gibberellin 2-beta-dioxygenase 1-like gives rise to the protein MVVLSKTTTEQYPCIRNIKQTTFSTEIPLVDLSKPDAKNLIVKACEEFGFFKVINHGVSMESITLLESEAVKFFSMPFNQKEKAGPANPFGYGNKNIGQNGDVGWVEYLLLTNNQDFNSIRLSPAFGKDSDKLRCLLSDYMSSVKKMACEILELMAEGLNIEEKNVLSKLLMDKDSDCIFRVNHYPPCPESILNNDDDGENVIGFGEHTDPQIISLLRSNNTSGLQICLKDKSWISVPSDHNSFFVNVGDSLQVMTNGRFKSVRHRVLANGFKSRLSMIYFCGPNLSEKIAPLPFLIKGNESLLYREFTWFEYKKSAYATRLSDNRLGHFERIKDS